A single window of Hyla sarda isolate aHylSar1 chromosome 2, aHylSar1.hap1, whole genome shotgun sequence DNA harbors:
- the LOC130358025 gene encoding gap junction delta-2 protein-like has product MGDWSILGRLLTEVQNHSTVIGKIWLTMLLIFRILLVTLVGDAMYGDEQAKFTCNTLQPGCNNVCYDSFAPISHLRFWIFQIVLVSTPSIFYIIYVLHKIAKDEKTELERAYIMELLQSLSIGDNILACSEADKHVEVKDISRKGDRFKPKIPHDPSQGPIPVFDKMHIIYIVHVVLRSIMELVFLVGQYYLYGFEVPHLFQCHTYPCPTKTDCFVSRATEKTVFLNFMFGVGLGCFLLNIAELHYLGWFYVFRILAVACNTCCEFKSKKKRPRVLHAEQNNLLIHLKDTIQERFVLKTSSTLSPEKIGFLPSPPTSTISFTNEDHDDTTSRQSPDIKHSSKAKMTKIKKSWL; this is encoded by the coding sequence ATGGGCGACTGGTCAATTTTGGGTCGTCTGTTGACAGAGGTCCAGAACCACTCAACCGTTATTGGAAAAATATGGTTGACAATGCTGCTTATTTTCAGAATTCTCTTAGTAACACTGGTTGGTGATGCTATGTATGGAGATGAACAGGCTAAATTCACCTGCAATACCCTTCAGCCAGGCTGCAACAATGTCTGCTATGATAGCTTTGCTCCTATCTCACATCTTAGGTTCTGGATATTTCAGATTGTCCTGGTGTCCACACCTTCCATCTTTTACATAATCTATGTCCTCCATAAAATTGCTAAAGATGAGAAAACCGAGTTGGAAAGGGCCTATATCATGGAACTTCTTCAAAGCTTATCAATTGGAGATAATATACTGGCATGTTCAGAAGCAGATAAACATGTAGAAGTTAAAGATATATCCAGGAAAGGAGACAGGTTTAAACCAAAAATTCCTCATGATCCCTCTCAAGGTCCTATTCCAGTGTTTGATAAGATGCATATAATTTACATTGTTCATGTGGTCCTTAGGTCAATAATGGAATTGGTATTCTTAGTTGGACAATACTATCTTTATGGTTTTGAGGTTCCTCATCTTTTCCAGTGCCATACTTACCCTTGTCCCACAAAGACTGATTGCTTTGTCTCCAGGGCTACTGAAAAGACAGTGTTTCTTAACTTTATGTTCGGAGTTGGACTTGGGTGTTTTTTACTGAACATTGCTGAGTTGCATTACCTGGGGTGGTTCTATGTGTTTCGGATCCTAGCAGTTGCCTGTAATACCTGTTGTGAATTCAAGAGCAAGAAGAAGAGGCCCAGGGTGCTGCACGCAGAACAAAATAACCTGCTTATCCATTTGAAAGACACAATACAAGAACGTTTTGTTCTTAAGACATCTTCAACTCTGTCTCCAGAGAAGATAGGTTTTCTACCTTCTCCACCAACAAGTACGATATCCTTCACAAATGAAGACCATGATGATACTACCTCAAGACAAAGTCCAGATATCAAGCACAGTAGTAAAGCTAAAATGACCAAGATCAAGAAGTCATGGCTGTAA